A stretch of Corallococcus macrosporus DNA encodes these proteins:
- a CDS encoding RICIN domain-containing protein: protein MPSPKWLLLATLAFASVASSASPAPTYKTQTLEGWTVRIDERLLAGANKPLTDKALVLLAAQLKEVVRLIPSGPVAQLRKVTLWMSPPYPNEPEVAWYHAGDYLLRQNGHNLAMLKSIEFANVLIFEKESKRMPLFVLHELSHAYHDQVLGWEHAALAAAYYRAKASRSYDCVERWRSAERPNTFESAYAMTDVGEYFAENSEALFGRNDFYPFTREELARHDPDMLVLLQQLWKLPTTPAPTPPTAPTPPPGAAPVDARCYYRLTTLWQGDGMSLDILGDDKANTPILARTGRYSGQLWKLTPEADGFYRLTTQWRGTTLSLANTAGNRPLLVKSAPVPEQRWKLVPEPNGSYRLTTQAQGDALSLDIVNDSRANNIPILGKTGCNDSGQLWKLTPERPAEDSP, encoded by the coding sequence ATGCCCTCTCCGAAATGGCTCCTGCTGGCCACCCTGGCATTCGCGAGCGTCGCCTCCTCGGCCAGCCCTGCTCCCACCTACAAGACCCAGACCTTGGAGGGGTGGACGGTTCGCATCGATGAACGCCTGCTGGCGGGGGCGAACAAGCCCCTGACGGACAAGGCCCTGGTGCTCCTGGCGGCGCAACTCAAGGAGGTCGTCCGGCTCATTCCCTCGGGCCCCGTGGCTCAGCTGCGCAAGGTGACGCTGTGGATGTCGCCGCCCTATCCCAACGAGCCGGAGGTGGCCTGGTACCACGCGGGCGACTACTTGCTGCGCCAGAACGGTCACAACCTGGCGATGTTGAAGAGCATCGAGTTCGCGAACGTCCTCATCTTCGAGAAGGAATCCAAGCGGATGCCCTTGTTCGTGCTCCACGAGCTCAGCCACGCCTATCATGACCAGGTGCTCGGCTGGGAGCACGCCGCCCTCGCGGCTGCCTATTACCGCGCGAAGGCAAGCAGGAGCTACGACTGCGTGGAGCGCTGGCGCAGTGCCGAGCGGCCCAACACCTTCGAGTCTGCCTATGCCATGACCGACGTGGGGGAGTACTTCGCGGAGAACTCGGAGGCGCTCTTCGGCCGCAACGACTTCTATCCCTTCACACGGGAAGAGCTGGCCCGGCATGACCCGGACATGCTCGTGTTGCTCCAGCAGCTGTGGAAGTTGCCCACGACTCCGGCACCGACCCCGCCCACGGCGCCCACCCCGCCGCCGGGGGCCGCCCCCGTCGATGCCCGCTGCTACTACCGGCTGACGACCCTGTGGCAGGGCGATGGCATGTCGCTGGACATTCTCGGGGACGACAAGGCCAACACGCCCATCCTCGCCAGGACGGGCCGGTACTCGGGGCAGCTGTGGAAGCTGACGCCGGAGGCCGACGGCTTCTACCGGCTGACGACCCAGTGGCGTGGAACCACCCTGTCCCTGGCCAACACCGCCGGCAATCGCCCGCTCCTCGTCAAATCGGCGCCGGTTCCGGAGCAGCGATGGAAGCTGGTCCCGGAGCCCAACGGCAGCTACCGGCTGACGACCCAGGCGCAGGGGGACGCGCTGTCATTGGACATCGTCAATGACAGCCGGGCCAACAACATCCCCATCCTCGGCAAGACAGGCTGCAATGACTCGGGGCAGCTGTGGAAGTTGACCCCCGAGCGCCCTGCCGAGGATTCGCCTTGA
- a CDS encoding DUF6310 domain-containing protein → MGAVIALGVVVVGVAIQEALDAYELRHAYPEEAGTSRGTKVASQEAEAQRNPKLKPEPTGQDWQPTVPPVPVDRTGRASCEPVPVPHAGEDDPHNECADEFPPNRYPGMDVLVGGVRFDALQVGVRVLWEIKTHRFDTYSSFIQRTEIEKELKQLLEERRIAQACGYEFVIGVSTQAHKDALQQRNRTFKIVVTGCKR, encoded by the coding sequence GTGGGAGCCGTGATCGCGCTTGGCGTGGTGGTGGTCGGCGTCGCCATCCAGGAAGCGCTGGACGCATATGAACTCCGCCACGCCTATCCCGAGGAAGCAGGAACTTCACGAGGAACGAAGGTGGCCTCCCAGGAGGCCGAAGCCCAACGCAACCCCAAGCTGAAGCCCGAGCCAACGGGGCAGGACTGGCAGCCTACAGTGCCGCCTGTGCCCGTGGACCGGACAGGACGTGCCAGTTGCGAACCTGTTCCAGTGCCCCACGCGGGCGAGGACGACCCACACAATGAATGTGCCGACGAATTCCCACCCAACCGTTATCCCGGGATGGACGTGCTCGTTGGCGGTGTGCGCTTCGATGCGCTGCAAGTTGGCGTGCGCGTGCTGTGGGAGATCAAGACCCATCGGTTTGACACATACAGTTCCTTTATCCAGAGGACGGAAATCGAGAAGGAGCTCAAGCAACTGCTCGAAGAGCGCAGGATAGCGCAAGCCTGTGGATATGAATTCGTCATTGGCGTAAGCACTCAAGCACACAAAGATGCGCTCCAGCAACGAAACCGGACTTTCAAAATCGTTGTTACGGGATGCAAGAGATGA
- a CDS encoding DUF5953 family protein, translated as MTTRSSLILNAYASELVDKDERTIAAVHGLERALPGLRLESGVTEARKIAILPRRDEWLAKATTRREFPLVCNGDERFPVMISGLLTPAAQSPARQPLLDVQAELPLVPAVITVAANVIEAVADGVRAFWGHATPEGAALDISYQTAPTLQGPPAPRRSLPALKLFEHIRSPEIPYYLGWLNYWSAAAAKAIGFPDPTRDAELLSRARRTASGGWGVQLTDAPLDLDNSAHLDTLKRTYERFPEIGGRAAP; from the coding sequence ATGACTACCCGAAGCTCGCTCATTCTCAACGCCTATGCGTCCGAGCTTGTAGATAAAGACGAGCGTACAATCGCTGCCGTCCATGGCTTGGAACGTGCGCTACCTGGATTGCGCCTTGAGTCGGGGGTTACTGAGGCGCGAAAAATTGCAATATTGCCACGGCGCGACGAATGGCTTGCCAAGGCAACGACCCGGAGGGAGTTTCCTTTGGTATGCAATGGCGACGAAAGGTTCCCGGTGATGATCAGCGGGCTGCTGACCCCAGCCGCCCAATCGCCAGCCCGCCAGCCGTTACTTGATGTCCAAGCGGAGTTGCCACTGGTTCCGGCCGTGATCACAGTAGCGGCCAATGTAATTGAAGCTGTCGCCGACGGCGTGCGTGCATTCTGGGGGCATGCAACGCCAGAGGGGGCTGCGCTGGATATCAGCTATCAGACTGCCCCCACTCTGCAAGGGCCGCCGGCCCCGCGCCGGAGCCTGCCAGCCCTCAAGCTCTTCGAGCACATCCGCTCGCCTGAGATTCCCTATTACCTCGGGTGGCTGAACTACTGGTCCGCCGCTGCCGCGAAGGCTATCGGATTCCCGGACCCGACCCGTGACGCTGAGCTTCTTTCACGGGCGCGGCGCACGGCATCCGGTGGCTGGGGCGTGCAGCTCACCGACGCGCCGCTCGATCTGGACAACTCCGCTCACTTGGACACGCTCAAGCGGACCTATGAGCGCTTTCCGGAGATCGGCGGGCGCGCGGCGCCTTGA
- a CDS encoding glutathione S-transferase family protein: protein MGIDYPPMIKLYQFHPSGNCYKVRLLLHQLAIPFETREVDLSAGQARTPEFKAMNPIAKTPTVELEPGVFLAESNAILWYFAEGTPFIPTDRLERARMLQWMFFEQYSHEPYVAVARAWLAFFGVPAGKEKELEERIQKGYAALDVMEGELSKRPFFAGQNYSLADISLYAYTHVAEEGRFDLGRYPAIRAWFERVRAQPRHLRITDVTQAP from the coding sequence ATGGGAATAGACTACCCGCCCATGATCAAGCTCTACCAGTTCCACCCTTCCGGCAATTGCTACAAGGTCCGTCTGCTGCTGCATCAGCTCGCGATTCCCTTCGAGACGCGGGAGGTGGACCTCTCCGCGGGACAGGCGCGCACGCCGGAGTTCAAGGCGATGAACCCCATTGCCAAGACGCCCACCGTGGAGCTGGAGCCCGGGGTCTTCCTCGCCGAGTCCAATGCCATCCTCTGGTACTTCGCCGAGGGCACGCCCTTCATCCCCACCGACCGGCTGGAGCGGGCGCGGATGCTCCAGTGGATGTTCTTCGAGCAGTACAGCCACGAGCCCTACGTCGCCGTGGCCCGGGCGTGGCTCGCCTTCTTCGGCGTCCCCGCCGGCAAGGAGAAGGAGCTGGAGGAGCGCATCCAGAAGGGCTACGCCGCGCTCGACGTCATGGAGGGTGAATTGAGCAAGCGGCCCTTCTTCGCGGGCCAGAACTACAGCCTCGCGGACATCTCGCTGTATGCGTACACGCACGTGGCGGAGGAGGGCCGCTTCGACCTGGGCCGCTACCCCGCCATCCGCGCCTGGTTCGAGCGGGTGCGGGCCCAGCCCCGCCACCTGCGCATCACCGACGTCACCCAGGCGCCGTAG
- a CDS encoding MarR family winged helix-turn-helix transcriptional regulator — protein sequence MTGKLPGYFDANSESLSARIATGLHKLGLAMKQQSWQQANGAGLSATQGQILAALVAQGPLTGSELSERLGVTLPTISDSVRVLVEKALVTKSPDPRHPRASLLTPTAQGATLGARARSWPEFMADAVADLSPDEQRAFFSGIVKMIRMLQEQGLVPVTGMCVTCKHFRPNVRTGPSPHHCAFVDAPISSEQLRLDCPEHERAPEPVRREVWEQFLRRD from the coding sequence ATGACTGGGAAGCTACCGGGGTACTTCGACGCGAACAGCGAGTCGCTGTCCGCGCGCATCGCGACCGGGCTGCACAAGCTCGGGCTCGCGATGAAGCAGCAGTCGTGGCAGCAGGCGAACGGGGCGGGCCTGTCCGCCACGCAGGGGCAGATCCTCGCCGCGCTGGTCGCGCAGGGCCCCCTCACCGGCTCGGAGCTGAGCGAGCGCCTTGGCGTGACGCTCCCCACCATCAGTGATTCCGTCCGCGTCCTCGTCGAGAAGGCGCTCGTGACCAAGTCCCCGGACCCGAGGCACCCGCGTGCCAGCCTCCTGACGCCCACCGCGCAGGGCGCGACGCTCGGTGCCCGCGCGCGGTCGTGGCCCGAGTTCATGGCGGACGCGGTCGCGGACCTCTCCCCGGACGAACAGCGCGCGTTCTTCTCCGGCATCGTGAAGATGATCCGGATGCTTCAGGAGCAGGGGCTCGTGCCGGTCACCGGCATGTGCGTGACCTGCAAGCACTTCCGTCCCAACGTGCGCACCGGCCCGTCGCCGCATCACTGCGCCTTCGTGGACGCACCCATCTCCAGTGAGCAGTTGCGGCTCGACTGCCCGGAACACGAACGCGCGCCGGAGCCGGTGCGGCGAGAGGTCTGGGAGCAGTTCCTGCGTCGCGACTGA
- a CDS encoding protoglobin domain-containing protein codes for MNSIPGYTHGTPVVSRSPVSLGDFEQMKASVLFGEEDVKYLRMSHDIVKGRVEAILDVWYGFVGSQPHLLASFSGKTDGKPLGDYLTPVRKRFGQWILDTASARYDQAWLDYQHEIGLRHHRVKKNKTDGAPSTDLVPFRNLFALIFPVTFTLRPFLAEQGHSAEDVEKMYAAWVKSCLLQVTLWAHPYVKDGDF; via the coding sequence ATGAACTCCATCCCCGGCTACACCCATGGCACCCCGGTTGTCTCACGCTCGCCGGTGTCACTCGGCGACTTCGAGCAGATGAAGGCCAGCGTCCTGTTCGGCGAAGAGGACGTGAAGTACCTCCGCATGTCGCATGACATCGTGAAGGGGCGCGTCGAGGCCATCCTCGACGTCTGGTATGGATTCGTCGGGAGCCAGCCGCACCTGCTCGCGTCGTTCAGTGGAAAGACGGACGGCAAGCCCCTGGGCGACTACCTCACCCCGGTCCGCAAGCGCTTCGGCCAGTGGATCCTCGATACGGCCAGCGCCCGGTACGACCAGGCCTGGCTCGACTACCAGCACGAGATTGGCCTGCGGCACCACCGGGTGAAGAAGAACAAGACGGACGGCGCACCTTCGACGGACCTCGTGCCGTTCCGCAACCTGTTCGCGCTCATCTTCCCGGTCACCTTCACCCTGCGCCCCTTCCTGGCGGAGCAGGGCCACTCCGCGGAGGACGTCGAGAAGATGTATGCCGCGTGGGTGAAGTCCTGCCTGCTGCAGGTGACGCTCTGGGCCCACCCGTACGTCAAGGACGGGGACTTCTGA
- a CDS encoding redoxin family protein: protein MTPRLAPAWRTTTWLNTPEPLTLERLRGKVILLHAFQMLCPGCVARGIPQAQRVAELFAGAPLAVVGLHTVFEHHEAMKLESLRAFLHEYRVKFPVGVDAPGEGGNPIPQTMDAYAMRGTPTTVLIDAQGRLRRQLFGVHDDLLLGAELQTLLLEAQAGPVSGVQRPATEVLPAAACDASGCAAPSR from the coding sequence ATGACACCGCGCCTCGCACCCGCGTGGCGGACGACCACGTGGCTCAACACCCCGGAGCCGCTCACCCTCGAGCGGCTCCGCGGCAAGGTCATCCTCCTCCACGCCTTCCAGATGCTCTGCCCCGGCTGCGTCGCCCGGGGCATCCCGCAGGCCCAGCGTGTCGCGGAGCTCTTCGCGGGCGCGCCGCTCGCCGTGGTCGGGCTGCACACGGTCTTCGAACACCACGAGGCCATGAAGCTCGAATCCCTCCGGGCGTTCCTCCACGAATACCGCGTGAAGTTCCCGGTGGGCGTGGACGCACCGGGCGAAGGCGGGAATCCCATCCCGCAGACCATGGACGCGTACGCCATGCGGGGGACGCCGACGACGGTCCTCATCGACGCGCAGGGACGCCTTCGCCGGCAGCTCTTCGGTGTTCACGACGACCTGCTGCTGGGCGCCGAGCTGCAGACCCTGCTGCTCGAGGCCCAGGCGGGCCCGGTGTCCGGTGTGCAGCGCCCTGCCACCGAGGTTCTTCCCGCCGCGGCCTGTGACGCGAGCGGCTGCGCCGCGCCCTCCCGCTGA
- a CDS encoding tellurite resistance TerB family protein codes for MSREYPEEQLLAFVQAMANVAASDGRVTEDERQQLDDVVRGMGLSPRDEQVAAVIEAEFKKPGNLTDIVRKIEVRELRVSLLRMLVEVACADGEIANEERKAVKDAASAFGFDVAAADELIGWTLDSIKLEQREQQIMSKLL; via the coding sequence ATGTCGCGCGAGTATCCCGAGGAGCAGCTCCTGGCGTTCGTCCAGGCCATGGCCAACGTGGCGGCCAGCGATGGCCGCGTCACCGAGGACGAGCGGCAGCAGCTCGATGACGTGGTGCGGGGCATGGGGCTGTCACCCCGGGATGAGCAGGTCGCCGCGGTCATCGAAGCGGAGTTCAAGAAGCCCGGCAACCTCACGGACATCGTCCGCAAGATTGAAGTCCGTGAGCTGCGCGTCTCCCTGCTGCGCATGCTCGTCGAGGTGGCCTGTGCCGACGGCGAAATCGCCAACGAGGAGCGCAAGGCCGTGAAGGACGCCGCCAGCGCCTTCGGTTTCGACGTGGCGGCCGCCGACGAGCTCATCGGCTGGACGCTCGACTCCATCAAGCTGGAGCAGCGCGAGCAGCAGATCATGTCGAAGCTGCTCTGA
- a CDS encoding cytochrome c oxidase assembly factor Coa1 family protein yields the protein MSPTLKWVLGALVGLPLMCCGCGGMWLRSQFPHEEALARVVNHRQVVQSLGSPVSGAFFFSGRTQSHGDDAVAELKIPLSGSKQDGVLHVKAVQTSKVWGFSRLRVVANDGKVINVLSEF from the coding sequence ATGTCGCCGACGCTGAAGTGGGTGCTCGGAGCGCTCGTGGGACTTCCGTTGATGTGCTGCGGCTGCGGAGGCATGTGGTTGCGGAGTCAGTTTCCCCATGAGGAGGCCCTGGCTCGCGTGGTGAACCACCGTCAGGTGGTCCAGTCGCTGGGCTCGCCCGTGAGCGGCGCCTTCTTCTTCTCTGGCAGGACCCAGTCTCACGGCGATGACGCGGTCGCCGAACTGAAGATTCCGCTCTCCGGAAGCAAGCAGGACGGCGTGCTGCATGTGAAGGCCGTTCAGACCAGCAAGGTCTGGGGCTTCAGCCGCCTTCGCGTGGTGGCCAACGACGGCAAGGTCATCAACGTGCTGAGCGAATTCTGA
- a CDS encoding ADP-ribosylglycohydrolase family protein, which translates to MAPPRTTSCGSWDTVPFAVWCAARHLDSFEEALWCTVAGFGDRDTTCAMVGGIVALSAGHDSIPSPWLSAREPLRRR; encoded by the coding sequence ATGGCGCCACCGCGCACGACATCCTGTGGAAGCTGGGACACCGTGCCCTTCGCCGTGTGGTGCGCGGCCAGACACCTGGACTCCTTCGAGGAGGCCCTCTGGTGCACGGTGGCCGGCTTCGGGGACCGGGACACCACGTGCGCCATGGTGGGAGGAATCGTCGCCCTGAGCGCCGGGCACGATTCCATTCCCTCGCCCTGGCTTTCCGCCCGGGAGCCGCTGCGCCGACGCTAG
- a CDS encoding Gfo/Idh/MocA family protein, translating to MSAFPTDLPPADATPLRGGPVLRWGVLAPGRIAGGFVWALHRHTDQRVQAVASRDPERAARFASQYGIARVHGSYEQLVADPDVDIVYVASPHSEHKRQALLAIAAGKHVLVEKPLALNAAEARDIARAARAANVFAMEALWSRFLPQTLLIERLLRDGVLGDIRLVAADFGGRFDFDPEGRVFNPALGGGALLDIGIYPIWLAHLVLGPPPHVHATGSLAQTGVDGQAALVLTYPQGAQALLHTTLFAETPQEAVIAGTHALLQIDSRFFTPGGFTLKAARSDQRLRWTDASGLHGSEGLAWQAAAVALHISEGRTESPLHPLEHSVALLETIDAARAQLLTS from the coding sequence GTGAGCGCCTTCCCGACCGACCTGCCTCCCGCCGATGCCACTCCCTTGCGCGGAGGGCCCGTGCTGCGCTGGGGCGTGCTCGCGCCCGGGCGGATCGCGGGGGGCTTCGTCTGGGCGCTGCATCGGCACACCGACCAGCGCGTCCAGGCGGTCGCCTCGCGCGACCCCGAGCGCGCCGCACGCTTCGCCTCGCAATACGGCATCGCGCGTGTCCACGGGTCCTACGAGCAGCTCGTCGCGGACCCGGACGTCGACATCGTCTACGTGGCGTCTCCCCACAGCGAGCACAAGCGTCAGGCCCTGCTCGCCATCGCCGCCGGCAAGCACGTCCTCGTGGAGAAGCCGCTCGCGCTCAACGCCGCGGAGGCTCGCGACATCGCGCGGGCCGCTCGCGCCGCGAACGTCTTCGCGATGGAGGCCCTGTGGTCCCGCTTCCTTCCCCAGACGCTGCTCATCGAACGGCTGCTGCGCGACGGCGTGCTCGGGGACATCCGGCTCGTCGCGGCGGACTTCGGGGGCCGCTTCGACTTCGACCCCGAAGGCCGCGTCTTCAACCCCGCGCTCGGCGGGGGCGCCCTGCTCGACATCGGCATCTATCCCATCTGGCTCGCGCACCTAGTGCTGGGCCCTCCCCCGCACGTGCACGCCACGGGGTCGCTTGCCCAGACGGGGGTGGATGGACAGGCGGCCCTCGTCCTCACCTACCCCCAGGGTGCCCAGGCGCTGCTGCACACCACCCTCTTCGCGGAGACGCCCCAGGAGGCGGTCATTGCGGGAACGCACGCGCTGCTCCAGATTGACTCGCGCTTCTTCACGCCCGGCGGCTTCACGCTGAAGGCCGCGCGGTCGGATCAGCGGCTGCGCTGGACCGACGCGTCCGGTCTCCACGGCAGCGAAGGTCTGGCCTGGCAGGCGGCCGCGGTCGCGCTGCACATCTCCGAAGGACGCACCGAGTCCCCGCTGCACCCGCTGGAGCACAGCGTCGCCCTGCTCGAGACCATCGACGCCGCGCGGGCCCAGTTGTTGACGTCCTGA
- a CDS encoding DoxX family protein, which translates to MGFLRPHAERIYALLRIMSGLMFMQHGLQKLFGLFGGVPAGAPAFVVYGAGGIEFLGGLLIALGLFTGLAAFIASGTMAVAFFLGHVVPNGGNLIPIANQGELAALYCFVFFYIAARGSGIWSVDAARRGTPRT; encoded by the coding sequence ATGGGTTTCCTGCGGCCCCACGCTGAACGCATCTACGCACTGCTCCGGATCATGTCGGGGCTGATGTTCATGCAGCACGGTCTGCAGAAGCTCTTCGGACTGTTTGGCGGGGTGCCCGCGGGGGCACCCGCCTTCGTCGTCTACGGCGCGGGAGGCATCGAGTTCCTGGGCGGCTTGCTCATCGCGCTGGGGCTGTTCACCGGCCTCGCGGCGTTCATCGCCAGCGGCACGATGGCGGTCGCCTTCTTCCTCGGGCACGTGGTGCCCAACGGCGGCAACCTCATCCCCATCGCGAACCAGGGCGAGCTCGCGGCGCTCTACTGCTTCGTCTTCTTCTACATCGCCGCGCGCGGCTCCGGCATCTGGAGCGTTGACGCCGCGCGCCGGGGGACGCCGCGCACGTAG